The proteins below are encoded in one region of Aquisphaera giovannonii:
- a CDS encoding HAF repeat-containing protein produces the protein MRSRSCLAAMAVALSCATSLADGPPPARRFQVVLARPDGVMATGINGKGDTVGFLWVESKEHQGVLDQSPFYCTGKTVTAIPPLQGYTAVFPYAVSDGGTVVGRVSKPSLPGQVTPLRNQAFVWDAAGGIRGLGTLEGDSASLATDISRDGRRIAGFSIGDNRVRACYWDRRDDGWKVMRLAQRANLGSNVVVMSDDGKVVAAVDGQTACRWTQRSENEWKEELITPAVSLIPRGVNNEGTVVGVRFTPDGLTHAVVWTRDGGAKVLDLPEGYVRAEANAVNNRGVVVGMIDGPHGSKVAPRAFAYEAGNLRIIEEGGPDFSSATDINDRDQVTGVLDVEEDEEKPGFEAKPGSAKPARPPAGKAESPDKKAEDSGGSSPRGPR, from the coding sequence ATGCGCAGTCGCTCCTGCCTGGCCGCGATGGCGGTCGCCCTCTCGTGTGCGACGTCGCTCGCCGACGGGCCGCCCCCGGCCCGCCGATTCCAGGTCGTCCTCGCCCGGCCGGACGGGGTGATGGCGACCGGCATCAACGGCAAGGGGGACACCGTCGGCTTCCTCTGGGTGGAGAGCAAGGAGCATCAGGGGGTCCTCGACCAGTCGCCCTTCTACTGCACTGGCAAGACGGTGACCGCGATCCCCCCGCTGCAGGGATACACCGCGGTCTTCCCGTACGCGGTGAGCGACGGGGGCACGGTCGTCGGCCGTGTCAGCAAGCCTTCGCTGCCCGGTCAGGTCACCCCGCTCCGGAATCAGGCCTTCGTCTGGGACGCCGCCGGCGGGATCCGCGGACTGGGCACGCTGGAGGGCGACTCGGCCTCGCTGGCGACGGACATCAGCCGCGACGGCCGCCGCATCGCCGGGTTCTCCATCGGCGACAATCGCGTCCGCGCCTGCTACTGGGACCGCCGGGACGACGGCTGGAAGGTGATGAGGCTGGCCCAGCGTGCGAACCTGGGTTCCAACGTGGTCGTCATGAGCGACGACGGCAAAGTCGTCGCCGCCGTGGACGGGCAGACGGCCTGCCGATGGACCCAGCGATCCGAGAACGAGTGGAAAGAGGAGCTGATCACGCCCGCGGTCTCGCTCATCCCGCGCGGGGTGAATAACGAGGGGACGGTCGTCGGCGTGAGGTTCACTCCGGACGGGCTGACGCACGCCGTCGTATGGACCCGCGACGGAGGGGCGAAGGTGCTCGACCTGCCCGAGGGCTACGTGCGGGCCGAGGCCAACGCCGTGAACAACCGCGGAGTCGTCGTCGGCATGATCGACGGCCCCCACGGCTCGAAGGTCGCGCCCCGGGCGTTCGCCTACGAGGCGGGCAACCTCCGCATCATCGAGGAAGGCGGGCCGGACTTCTCCAGCGCCACCGACATCAACGACCGCGACCAGGTCACCGGCGTCCTCGACGTCGAGGAGGACGAGGAGAAGCCCGGCTTCGAGGCGAAGCCGGGCTCGGCGAAGCCCGCCCGACCTCCGGCCGGGAAAGCCGAGAGTCCCGATAAGAAGGCGGAGGACTCAGGAGGTTCGAGCCCCCGAGGGCCCCGGTAG
- a CDS encoding pyridoxal phosphate-dependent aminotransferase encodes MQFPRISERASRFTESVIRGMSIEAAKYDAVNLAQGMPDFPAPREIKDAACRAIQDDINQYAITWGARELRQAIAEHAAWHLGLQVDPEAEITVTCGSTEAMLVALLSLINPGDEVILSQPFYENYWPDCVLAGATPRFVPVRPPHWKFDPDELAAAFNDRTKAIVLCNPNNPTGAVFTREDLETIAALCRKWDVLAITDEIYEHILYDGRTHTAIAALDGMRERSVTISGMSKTYGVTGWRIGTITASPDLTRSFRQIHDFVSIGAAAPLQQAGAVAYRMPRSYYEGLAADYQARRDRLAKVLWEVGFAFDPPEGAYYIMAGIDAFGVEDDVAFARHLVRDLGVATVPGSSFFRERSLGRRYVRFCFCKKDETLDLAAERLRALRVIA; translated from the coding sequence ATGCAGTTCCCCAGGATCAGCGAGAGGGCGTCGCGGTTCACCGAGAGCGTGATCCGCGGGATGTCGATCGAGGCGGCGAAGTACGACGCGGTCAACCTGGCCCAGGGGATGCCGGACTTCCCGGCGCCCCGGGAGATCAAGGACGCCGCCTGCCGGGCCATCCAGGACGACATCAACCAGTACGCGATCACCTGGGGGGCCCGCGAGCTGCGTCAGGCCATCGCCGAGCACGCGGCCTGGCACCTCGGCCTGCAGGTCGACCCCGAGGCCGAGATCACGGTCACCTGCGGCAGCACGGAGGCGATGCTCGTCGCGCTCCTGTCCCTGATCAACCCGGGCGACGAGGTCATCCTCTCGCAGCCCTTCTACGAGAACTACTGGCCCGACTGCGTCCTCGCCGGCGCGACGCCGCGGTTCGTGCCGGTCCGCCCGCCGCACTGGAAGTTCGACCCGGACGAGCTGGCCGCCGCCTTCAACGACCGCACGAAGGCGATCGTCCTCTGCAACCCGAACAACCCCACCGGCGCCGTCTTCACGCGCGAGGACCTCGAGACGATCGCCGCCCTCTGCCGCAAATGGGACGTGCTGGCGATCACCGACGAGATCTACGAGCACATCCTCTACGACGGCCGGACCCACACCGCGATCGCCGCCCTGGACGGGATGCGGGAGCGATCGGTGACGATCAGCGGCATGTCCAAGACCTACGGCGTGACCGGCTGGCGGATCGGCACGATCACGGCCAGCCCGGACCTGACCCGGTCGTTCCGCCAGATCCACGACTTCGTCTCGATCGGCGCCGCGGCCCCGCTCCAGCAGGCCGGGGCGGTCGCCTACCGGATGCCGAGATCCTATTACGAGGGGCTGGCGGCCGACTACCAGGCCCGGCGCGACCGGCTCGCCAAGGTCCTCTGGGAAGTGGGCTTCGCCTTCGACCCGCCCGAGGGGGCCTACTACATCATGGCGGGCATCGACGCCTTCGGCGTCGAGGACGACGTCGCCTTCGCCCGGCACCTGGTCCGCGACCTCGGCGTGGCCACCGTCCCCGGCTCCAGCTTCTTCCGGGAACGGTCCCTCGGCCGTCGTTACGTCCGATTCTGCTTCTGCAAGAAGGACGAGACCCTGGACCTCGCGGCGGAGCGGCTGCGGGCACTCCGGGTCATCGCCTGA
- a CDS encoding cytochrome c: MKRLICTLTAMGLLVFAGALIPTSGAADGPEPIGKIMSKLHKGKKAPMAVLKTQLKSASPEWPVVQKEAETYAKYSADMPKNDPPKGEASSWAKLAKAYAGNAKALEEAAKKEDLAASKAAFGKIGSSCKECHDKHKED; this comes from the coding sequence ATGAAGCGCCTGATCTGCACGTTGACCGCGATGGGCCTCCTGGTATTCGCCGGCGCCCTCATCCCGACGTCCGGCGCCGCCGACGGGCCGGAGCCGATCGGCAAGATCATGTCGAAGCTGCACAAGGGCAAGAAGGCCCCGATGGCCGTCCTGAAGACGCAGCTCAAGAGCGCCTCCCCCGAGTGGCCCGTCGTCCAGAAGGAGGCCGAGACCTACGCCAAGTACTCGGCCGACATGCCCAAGAACGATCCCCCCAAGGGCGAGGCCTCGAGCTGGGCCAAGCTGGCCAAGGCCTACGCCGGCAATGCCAAGGCCCTCGAGGAGGCGGCCAAGAAGGAAGACCTCGCCGCCAGCAAGGCCGCCTTCGGCAAGATCGGCTCCTCCTGCAAGGAGTGCCACGACAAGCACAAGGAGGACTGA
- a CDS encoding NUDIX hydrolase produces MSGDPSKAEAKTGSWVRAGDGTGDRTIEENWLFRLRKERFRSRQSGKEHDFYVIHLADAVHVVAITPEDEVLVVRQFRAGSGRDSLEIPGGLVDPGEDPREAGARELAEETGYTGDPPELLSTVWSNPSLVTSRIHTVVIRNARRTVDPDPDENEELVVDRVPAAELPAMIVGGKIDHALVVAGLLWWLGTRTPGILPGPSGARTS; encoded by the coding sequence GTGTCAGGCGATCCATCCAAGGCCGAGGCCAAGACGGGCTCGTGGGTCCGGGCGGGCGACGGCACCGGCGACCGGACGATCGAGGAGAACTGGCTGTTCCGGCTCCGCAAGGAACGCTTCCGCTCCCGCCAGTCCGGCAAGGAGCACGACTTCTACGTCATCCACCTCGCGGACGCGGTCCACGTGGTGGCGATCACGCCGGAGGACGAGGTCCTCGTCGTCCGCCAGTTCCGGGCCGGATCCGGCAGGGACAGCCTGGAGATCCCCGGCGGCCTGGTCGATCCCGGCGAGGATCCGCGCGAGGCGGGCGCCCGCGAGCTGGCCGAGGAGACGGGCTACACCGGCGATCCGCCCGAGCTGCTGAGCACCGTCTGGTCCAACCCCTCGCTCGTGACGTCCCGGATCCACACCGTCGTCATCCGGAACGCACGACGGACGGTCGATCCGGACCCGGACGAGAACGAGGAGCTCGTCGTCGATCGCGTCCCGGCGGCCGAGCTCCCCGCGATGATCGTCGGGGGGAAGATCGACCACGCCTTGGTCGTCGCGGGCCTGCTCTGGTGGCTCGGCACGCGGACGCCGGGGATACTACCGGGGCCCTCGGGGGCTCGAACCTCCTGA